From a region of the Myroides sp. JBRI-B21084 genome:
- a CDS encoding VOC family protein produces MQKITPNLWFNGNALEAVTYYLSVFNDGKILQTNYYPLNEQEGLPDFNKAYSGKILSIEFEILKMHFIAINANGPFLFNESVSFMIPCKNQTEIDYYWNALTANGGAESFCGWLKDKYGISWQICPENWNELSKKPNAFNKLTQMKKIIIDAF; encoded by the coding sequence ATGCAAAAAATTACACCCAACTTATGGTTTAATGGCAATGCTCTCGAAGCTGTAACTTATTATTTATCTGTATTTAATGATGGTAAGATATTACAAACCAATTACTACCCTTTAAATGAACAAGAAGGTTTACCTGATTTCAATAAAGCGTATTCTGGAAAAATACTATCTATCGAATTTGAAATTTTAAAGATGCATTTTATTGCGATAAATGCAAACGGACCTTTTCTTTTTAACGAGTCGGTTTCATTTATGATTCCTTGTAAAAACCAAACTGAGATAGATTATTATTGGAATGCACTTACAGCGAATGGTGGCGCCGAAAGTTTTTGCGGTTGGCTAAAAGATAAATACGGCATAAGCTGGCAAATTTGTCCAGAAAATTGGAACGAATTAAGTAAAAAACCAAATGCTTTTAACAAACTAACGCAAATGAAAAAAATAATAATTGATGCTTTTTAA